Part of the Candidatus Saccharibacteria bacterium genome, TTAATCCAGGGCAAGTAATTACTATTCCTTCGCCTGACGAAAAACTGACCGAAAGAACGCTGCCCGCTAAAAAAGCTCCAGCTGTCGCGGTTGAAAAAGTAGAGACAAAAGTGATTAAGCCAGCAGCTGTTCCTGCTAAGAAGGCATCAACAACTACATCGTCTAACGCAAGTGTCTGGGATAAATTAGCCCAGTGTGAGTCGTCTGGTAATTGGAGTATTAACACCGGTAACGGATATTACGGCGGCTTACAGTTTAGTCTTTCCAGCTGGCAGTTTGTCGGCGGCAGCGGCTATCCTCACCAAGCCAGTAAACAGGAGCAAATAAACCGTGCCGAAAAACTTCTAGCCATTCAAGGTTGGGGTGCATGGCCTGCCTGTAGTGCAAAGCTCGGTTTACGTTAAACACATCTAAGGATGTCTAAAAGTAAATTTACGCGTCTCGGATTCGTAGTTCGTTGCCGTCACGTTCGATAATTAGTTCTTGATTATCTTGCCAGCGCAGCTCGCGAATAAGGTGGATGGGGATGGTTAGCGAATAGCTCCTTCCCTGTCCACTCTTGAATAGTTTTCTAATATTGCTCTCTTCGAATCTACGAGTACCCATAGTTTTTTAATCCTTTCGAAAATTTCTATTTGTTACTGATTAACAACATCCTTCTTTGCTGATTGATTAGCGATCTGGTTCTTGACCATTAATTCAACCTAGTTTTTGCTGACCGATTGCAACTTAATTTTTAGCGACCAATCAAGAATCTAATTCTTACCGGACAATCAACGACTTTATACAAATGGTTTATACCACTGCTTGCTCATGTTTAATACATGTTTAAACATGAGCAATAGTTATATAATAACAAATAATAGGTAATGGTAGGTGTGGTGCTATGGGTTTTGCTGATGAGCTAACCGTATAGTGAAATGTTTTAGATTTTATTTAATATGCACTCCATTCAACTCACAGCTGTATAGCGGCGTGTAGCTCCCTGTTCTGCTAAAGCGAGATCTATTGGCTTCGGACTTGTATTTACGAGATACTAGTTGGGTGAAACAGTTCCAAGCCCTCGACATCTTAAAACTTGGTCACAGCGTGTTTTTAACTGGTGCGCCTGGTGCTGGTAAGACATTTGTTTTAAACCAGTTTATTGACCATCTTCATGAGCACGACATTAACGTCGGTATAACCGCCAGTACTGGCATTGCCGCAACCCATATTGGTGGATCTACGATTCATAGCTGGAGTGGCATTGGCATTAAAGACGACCTAGACGACATGGCTCTTTCGAAACTTATCAATAAATCGAGCCATAAAAGCCGGCTTAAATTTGTAAGGGTTTTGATTATTGACGAAATCTCTATGCTCGACGGTGCTCGTATGGATCTGCTGAATAAGCTGCTTAAGCGGGCTAAAAGTTCAAATAAACCCTTTGGTGGCGTACAGGTTGTTATGACTGGTGATTTGTTTCAGCTACCACCTGTTAGCAAGAATTCAGAGCCTGATTTTCCGCACCTATCAAACGCGTGGCGCGAACTAAACCCGGTCATTTGCTATTTGTCAGAACAACACCGCGCCGAAGATCCTCAATTACTCGATATTTTAGATGCTATGCGCAAACAGGAGCTTGAAGAAGCACATTTTTCTACGCTTCAAGAACAACAAACTGAACACACCGACACGGCTATTACTAA contains:
- a CDS encoding AbrB/MazE/SpoVT family DNA-binding domain-containing protein, with the translated sequence MGTRRFEESNIRKLFKSGQGRSYSLTIPIHLIRELRWQDNQELIIERDGNELRIRDA